From the Chloroflexus aurantiacus J-10-fl genome, one window contains:
- a CDS encoding alpha/beta fold hydrolase, translated as MSTISTRHGPLHYLTVGQGAPFVLLHGNTYSATTQVRLAQRFADQFTVYSFDLLGHGGSARPPDLFTTRYFQMQGEAVADALAGLFHTPVPVFGMSAGGISALNAVCIRPDLIAALILDGVFARVTAATYQAHRHATASMSPSWHRYMAGQHGADWWPILNAGVESVIEQLAAQEALVTPCLDQIRVPTIIFHGGKDPFVPDEQARAVAAGIRGARIVYEPEAGHLIAWRNPDAFRARVGRFLVEAGVVAG; from the coding sequence GTGTCAACAATTTCTACCCGTCATGGCCCACTGCACTATCTCACCGTTGGTCAGGGTGCACCGTTTGTACTGCTTCACGGCAACACCTATAGCGCGACCACCCAGGTGCGGCTGGCGCAACGGTTTGCCGATCAGTTTACAGTCTACTCGTTTGATCTGCTTGGTCATGGTGGTTCGGCGCGTCCGCCAGATCTCTTTACCACTCGCTACTTTCAAATGCAAGGCGAGGCGGTGGCCGATGCGCTGGCCGGTCTGTTCCACACACCGGTACCGGTCTTCGGGATGAGTGCCGGTGGGATCAGTGCCTTGAATGCGGTCTGTATTCGCCCCGATCTGATCGCAGCTCTCATTCTTGACGGGGTGTTTGCCCGGGTAACCGCAGCCACCTATCAGGCGCATCGCCACGCCACAGCCAGTATGTCGCCGAGCTGGCACCGTTATATGGCAGGTCAGCACGGTGCCGACTGGTGGCCGATTCTCAATGCCGGCGTCGAGTCGGTGATCGAGCAACTGGCCGCCCAGGAAGCACTGGTCACACCGTGCCTTGACCAGATTCGGGTGCCGACCATTATTTTTCACGGTGGCAAAGACCCGTTCGTTCCCGACGAACAGGCGCGGGCGGTAGCTGCCGGCATTCGCGGTGCCCGCATTGTCTACGAACCAGAGGCCGGCCATCTGATTGCCTGGCGTAATCCTGATGCCTTCCGCGCCCGTGTTGGGCGGTTTCTGGTTGAAGCAGGTGTGGTAGCGGGGTGA
- a CDS encoding DUF11 domain-containing protein, with translation MQRRTTMMTLLIWVTALLLPVWSKDTTQAVELPPAGSVFYLQTSSPNRALGIGDWYTNSTAGDGYHYITLHVPCGWPSGTPIYVDLFHPDLNNTSGAGVADEITTAGSTVFEIYQPGTSLNPATNPTAPGPGAPGSLQQTIYTSGSVGPQWNRFYTIDVGNTGCGTYILRAQTNGNADNSWRLRFGADNDNNPATDPLPNYDNPDGQPGTGDELSIGMAYTTYQHSGAGAQCLTLFEYVAPGQPTVTFHNFDMDGNVRVRYYAPSATFDASGLTGGSAGTVSGATRWNGSTNATRAGDVVNNPEPGWWRIVSCVNNNNQFIQEGQSSVPVYLEPPPAPGLTLSKTDGVDFAAPGEVLTYTLTFTNTGNGITAPGPAYNVVLIDTLPADVIFQGCVAPNGTCTHSGDPFGGTVTYTRTDPLNHNASDTITITVQINPSLTSSVTLTNTAVLDYRDGFGNQYPQLQATDTTVVNQPLLQLSKTDGSTVTAPGQALTYTLIFTNTGLAPAYNITLSDTLPPEVTFQSCSVGSLGGTCNASGSTVTFNLATPLAAGASASVSITVQVNATVTGPTTLTNTATLDYTDVNGNVRPSVSATDQTQVPAQPNIVLSKTDGSTVTAPGQSLTYTLTFTNTGAGDAYNITLSDNLPAGVTYQSCNLGSLSGTCSESGGVVTFTLTNPLAAGASASVSITVQVNTTVTGPTTLTNTATLDYTDVNGNVRPSVSATDQTQVPAQPNIVLSKTDGSTVTAPNQTLTYTLTFTNTGAGDAYNITLSDNLPASVTYQSCNLGSLSGTCSESGGVVTFTLTNPLAAGASASVSITVQVNTTVTGPTTLTNTATLDYTDVNGNVRPSVSATDQTQVPAQPNIVLSKTDGSTVTAPNQTLTYTLTFTNTGAGDAYNITLSDNLPASVTYQSCNLGSLSGTCSESGGVVTFTLTNPLAAGDSASVSTTVQVNATVTGPTTLTNTATLNYTDSANQPRPQVSASDSTQVPAQPTIVLSKTDGSTVTAPGQTLTYTLTFTNTGVGDAYNITLSDTLPAGVSYQSCSPACNVSGSTVTFNLGTLAAGASASVSITVQVDTTVTGPTTLTNTATLNYTDSANQPRPQVSASDSTYVPGPTTVDLIKRASLVVDSNSDNLAGPGDVIEYTLVLTNTGPEIALRLNVSDTPDANTTLVVGSVAATPPTAVIVSGNTTGDAAVEVTLDELAVNAVLTITFRVQVNNPLPDSVTEISNQATATGANISSTPSDDPTTTDPDDPTRLRTPPPGGPPTAIVLTELRLVTSGSGWDIVWTTGAEINTRGFLIYRSTAGRDKAQLLTPIPIPARGSTTNGASYRFSDTTALTGVDYSYWLVEIELDGTVNEYGPLQSRGTISQQHRYFIPLIGR, from the coding sequence ATGCAACGTCGCACCACAATGATGACCTTGCTGATCTGGGTCACAGCCTTGTTGTTGCCTGTATGGTCGAAGGATACCACTCAGGCGGTTGAACTACCACCCGCCGGTTCAGTGTTCTACCTCCAGACTTCAAGTCCAAATCGTGCACTTGGTATCGGCGACTGGTACACAAATTCGACAGCGGGCGATGGTTATCACTACATTACCCTGCATGTACCATGTGGCTGGCCTTCTGGTACGCCCATTTATGTCGATCTGTTCCATCCCGATCTCAATAATACATCAGGTGCTGGTGTGGCTGATGAAATAACCACTGCCGGTAGCACCGTATTTGAAATCTACCAGCCAGGCACATCACTCAATCCGGCAACCAATCCGACAGCGCCGGGGCCAGGTGCCCCTGGGTCACTCCAGCAGACAATATACACTTCGGGTAGTGTTGGGCCACAATGGAACCGGTTTTACACCATCGACGTTGGCAATACAGGCTGTGGTACCTACATCCTGCGTGCGCAAACCAACGGGAATGCTGACAATAGCTGGCGCCTCCGGTTTGGTGCGGATAACGATAACAATCCAGCTACTGATCCATTGCCCAACTACGACAATCCTGATGGTCAGCCTGGTACGGGTGATGAGCTGTCGATTGGGATGGCTTACACAACGTATCAGCACAGTGGTGCTGGTGCCCAATGTCTGACTCTGTTTGAGTATGTTGCCCCTGGTCAACCCACTGTCACATTTCATAATTTTGACATGGATGGGAATGTGCGGGTCAGATACTACGCGCCGAGTGCTACGTTCGATGCTAGCGGATTGACAGGAGGAAGCGCAGGTACCGTGTCAGGTGCGACACGCTGGAATGGCAGTACCAATGCAACACGTGCTGGTGATGTTGTTAATAACCCCGAACCAGGCTGGTGGCGCATTGTGAGCTGCGTTAACAACAATAATCAGTTCATCCAGGAAGGTCAGTCAAGTGTTCCAGTGTATCTTGAGCCACCGCCGGCCCCAGGCTTGACCCTCTCGAAAACGGATGGGGTAGACTTCGCTGCGCCGGGTGAAGTGCTGACTTATACTCTGACCTTCACCAATACCGGCAACGGTATTACTGCCCCTGGCCCGGCCTACAACGTTGTGCTGATCGACACGCTGCCGGCGGATGTGATATTTCAAGGTTGTGTGGCACCGAACGGCACATGTACGCATAGCGGCGACCCCTTTGGAGGTACGGTTACGTACACCCGTACCGATCCTCTGAATCATAACGCCAGCGACACGATCACGATCACGGTGCAGATTAATCCATCACTTACCTCTTCCGTCACCCTGACCAATACTGCCGTACTCGATTATCGGGATGGCTTTGGCAACCAGTATCCACAGCTCCAGGCGACCGATACGACGGTTGTCAATCAACCACTGCTGCAATTGAGCAAGACGGACGGCTCAACCGTAACTGCTCCAGGGCAGGCATTGACCTATACGCTAATATTCACCAACACAGGTCTCGCTCCGGCATACAACATCACGCTGAGCGACACGTTGCCGCCGGAGGTGACGTTCCAGAGCTGTAGTGTGGGCAGTCTAGGTGGAACCTGTAATGCGAGCGGCAGTACTGTGACCTTTAACCTCGCCACCCCACTCGCAGCCGGGGCAAGTGCCAGCGTGAGCATCACCGTGCAGGTGAACGCTACTGTGACCGGCCCGACCACGCTGACCAATACCGCGACACTCGACTATACCGATGTCAACGGCAATGTCCGTCCGTCGGTGAGTGCGACTGACCAAACGCAGGTACCGGCACAGCCGAACATTGTGCTGAGTAAGACCGACGGCTCGACGGTCACCGCCCCCGGTCAGAGCCTGACCTACACGCTGACCTTTACCAACACCGGCGCGGGTGATGCATACAACATCACGCTGAGCGATAACTTACCCGCCGGTGTGACCTACCAGAGCTGTAACCTCGGCAGCCTGAGTGGGACGTGTAGCGAGAGCGGTGGGGTGGTGACCTTCACCCTGACCAATCCACTCGCAGCCGGGGCAAGCGCCAGTGTGAGCATCACCGTGCAGGTGAATACCACAGTGACCGGCCCGACCACACTGACCAATACCGCGACGCTCGACTATACCGATGTCAACGGCAATGTCCGTCCGTCGGTGAGTGCGACTGACCAAACGCAGGTACCGGCACAGCCGAACATTGTGCTGAGTAAGACCGACGGCTCGACGGTCACCGCCCCCAATCAAACGTTGACCTACACGCTGACCTTTACCAACACCGGCGCGGGTGATGCATACAACATCACGCTGAGCGATAACTTACCCGCCAGTGTGACCTACCAGAGCTGTAACCTCGGCAGCCTGAGTGGGACGTGTAGCGAGAGCGGTGGGGTGGTGACCTTCACCCTGACCAATCCACTCGCAGCCGGGGCAAGCGCCAGCGTGAGCATCACCGTGCAGGTGAATACCACAGTGACCGGCCCGACCACACTGACCAATACCGCGACGCTCGACTATACCGATGTCAACGGCAATGTCCGTCCGTCGGTGAGTGCGACTGACCAAACGCAGGTACCGGCACAGCCGAACATTGTGCTGAGTAAGACCGACGGCTCGACGGTCACCGCCCCCAATCAAACGTTGACCTACACGCTGACCTTTACCAACACCGGCGCGGGTGATGCATACAACATCACGCTGAGCGATAACTTACCCGCCAGTGTGACCTACCAGAGCTGTAACCTCGGCAGCCTGAGTGGGACGTGTAGCGAGAGCGGTGGGGTGGTGACCTTCACCCTGACCAACCCACTCGCGGCGGGGGATAGCGCCAGCGTGAGCACGACGGTGCAGGTGAACGCCACAGTAACCGGCCCGACCACGCTGACCAATACCGCGACGCTAAACTACACCGATAGCGCCAATCAGCCGCGCCCACAAGTGAGCGCGAGTGACTCAACACAGGTACCGGCGCAGCCGACCATCGTGCTGAGTAAGACGGATGGGTCAACCGTAACTGCTCCAGGGCAGACATTGACCTACACGCTGACCTTTACTAACACCGGGGTGGGTGATGCGTATAACATCACGTTGAGTGACACCTTACCCGCTGGCGTAAGCTACCAGAGCTGTAGTCCAGCCTGTAACGTGAGCGGCAGTACCGTGACCTTTAACCTCGGCACACTCGCGGCGGGGGCAAGCGCCAGCGTGAGCATCACCGTGCAGGTGGACACCACCGTGACCGGTCCGACCACGCTGACCAACACGGCGACGCTGAACTACACCGACAGCGCCAACCAGCCGCGCCCACAAGTGAGCGCGAGTGATAGCACCTACGTGCCTGGTCCAACCACAGTTGACCTTATCAAACGGGCATCCCTGGTTGTCGATAGCAACAGTGATAATCTGGCCGGGCCGGGTGACGTTATTGAGTACACCCTGGTGCTGACCAATACCGGCCCAGAGATTGCACTCCGGCTGAATGTCAGTGACACGCCCGATGCAAATACCACGCTCGTCGTGGGCAGTGTGGCAGCGACGCCGCCAACTGCGGTGATTGTGAGTGGCAATACTACCGGCGATGCCGCCGTGGAAGTCACCTTAGACGAGCTGGCTGTGAATGCGGTGCTAACCATTACCTTCCGGGTGCAGGTAAACAATCCTCTACCCGACAGTGTCACTGAAATCAGCAACCAGGCCACGGCTACGGGCGCGAATATCTCCTCAACGCCGAGTGATGATCCAACGACCACCGATCCTGACGATCCGACCCGTCTGCGCACGCCGCCACCCGGTGGGCCGCCAACCGCTATTGTGCTCACCGAGTTACGTCTGGTTACATCCGGTAGTGGCTGGGACATCGTCTGGACAACCGGGGCTGAAATTAATACCCGTGGCTTCCTGATCTATCGCTCAACTGCTGGCCGGGATAAAGCGCAATTGTTGACACCAATCCCAATTCCGGCGCGAGGCAGTACGACCAATGGTGCCAGTTATCGCTTCAGTGATACCACTGCGCTGACCGGGGTGGATTACTCGTACTGGTTGGTCGAAATTGAACTGGATGGTACCGTCAATGAGTACGGCCCGTTACAGTCTCGTGGTACGATAAGCCAGCAGCATCGCTATTTCATTCCGTTGATTGGGCGATAG